The Synechococcus sp. MU1643 genome includes the window CCCGTGAGTTCGAGGATGGAGAACTCACCACGCCACAGCGTCGTCTTCTGAGAATCGGTCGCCGCGCCAAAGAGCGGATGATGAAGGCCAATCTTCGTCTTGTGGTCAGCGTTGCCAAAAAATATCAAGGCAAAGGTCTGGAATTGCTCGACTTGATTCAGGAGGGCTCCCTCGGTCTAGAGCGTGCCGTAGAGAAATTCGATCCCACCCGGGGGTACAAGTTCTCCACCTATGCCTTCTGGTGGATCCGCCAGAGCATGACCCGCGCCATTGCCTGCCAGTCGCGCACGATCCGGCTTCCCGTTCATCTCAGTGAGCGACTTACCACGATCCGCAAGGTCAGTCTTGATCTGGCCCACAAACTCGGCGCCATGCCCAGCCGTGTGGAGATTGCCGAAGCCATGGACATCCCTTTGGATGAGCTGGATTCGCTGTTGCGCCAGGCTCTTACCACCAGCAGCCTGGATGCTCCTGTCAATGGTGAGGAGGGGCGCAGCTTCCTTGGTGATCTGATCGCTGATTCATCCCTCGATGAACCGCTCGAGATCGTGGAACAGCGGATTCATCACGAGCAGCTGGGTCGCTGGTTGAGTCACCTGAGCGAACAGGAGCAGCACGTCCTGCGCATGCGCTTCGGGCTTGAGGGCAACGAGCGCCACACGCTGGCTGAAATCGGACGCCTGATGGAGGTGTCCCGCGAGCGGGTGCGTCAGGTTGAACTCAAGGCGCTTCGCAAGCTGCGCAATCTCACCCGTCGTCTCCCGAGCGGCATCTGAGCCAACTCAGGCAACATTGGTTTCAACAGATCCAGTTCAGCTGAATCAATCTTCCGCCCAGATGTAGCGAGTCAGTTCTGAGGGGTCTGGCTCGGGTGCGGAGAGGGCGAAGTCAACGCAGTCCTGAACGATGCCATCGATGTCCTTTTCGATTGCGCGCAGTTCATCGCTGTTCACTAGACCCGCTTCGGTCAGGTCCCGCTCGAGGGCTTTGAGGGGATCACGCTTGGCCCAGAACTGCTTCTCTTCCTCCGCTCTCAGTTCGTCCGGGTCAGCCAGGGAATGCCCGCGGAAGCGATAGGTGAGGCATTCCAGCAAGGTCGGACCTTCACCCGCTCTGGCCCGTTCCACGGCGCGTTGGGCCGCTGCTCGCACCGCCAGAACGTCCATGCCGTCGACTTCCTCTCCGGCCATGCCGAAGGAACTGGCCTTCCGCCAGATCTCCGGGTCACTGGTGGCCCTGTCGTGGGCCATACCGATGGCCCACTTGTTGTTTTCGACCACGAAAATGATCGGCAGCTTCCACAGCTGCGCCATGTTCATGCACTCGAAGAACTGACCGTTGTTGCAGGTTCCATCGCCGAAGAACGCTGCTGTCACGGAGTTGCTGGAGACATCACCGAGTGCGTCACGCTTGTAGCGGCTGGTGAAGGCAGATCCGAGTGCCACGGGAATGCCTTCGGCGATGAAGGCAAAGCCCCCTAGGAGGTGATGCTCCTTGGAGAACAGGTGCATCGATCCTCCACGACCCTTGCTGCAACCGGTCTCCTTGCCGAAGAGTTCGCTCATGACTTCGCGGGCAGGCACGCCGGCACTCAAGGCATGCACGTGGTCGCGATACGTGCTGCAGAACCAGTCGTGCTGACGCTTCATCGCACCAATCACACCGGTGCTGACCGCTTCTTGACCGTTGTAAAGGTGCACGAAGCCAAACATCTTGCCCCGGTAATACATCTCGGCGCATTTGTCCTCAAAGCGCCGGCCCAGGGTCATGTCCCTGTAGAGGTCCAATCCGGTGTCCCGGTCCAATGTGGCCCGTTGTGCCGTAACCAGTTTGGAGAGCCTTTCGGCATGGGGACCAGCAGTCGCAGTGCCAATCGGAGCGGAATCGACAGCGAGGTCCTGACCCATGTCCACCTAAGGGATTGCATCTAACTTTAAGGGCCAACCGATGAGCGATGGGCAAAACCCCAGACACTGACTAAGATCCGCGTCTCCTCGCAGCGGCGCTGTTGGATCTGCCCATCGATCATTTCCGACTTCTGGGCGTCAGTCCATCGGCAGAGCCTGAGGCGATTCTGCGTCGCTTGGAAACCCGCTGTGACAGTCCACCGGATCAGGGCTTTACCAATGAGGCTTTGCTCCAACGGGCCGAGCTGCTGCGTCGCTCAGCCGATCTGCTGACCGATCCTGCCGACAGGGCTGAATACGAAGCAGCTCTGTTGCGCCTCAGTCAGTCCCATCCCAACGGCACGGTGGGGTTGGACCTCTCCACCAGCAGTGAAGTGGCGGGCCTGATTCTGCTCTGGGAGGCCCATGGAGCTCTCGAGGCCTTCCAATTGGCGCGGCAGGGTCTCCAACCCCCTCAGGCCCCGGCCCTTGGTAGCGGCCGTGAAGCGGATCTAACGCTCCTAGCCGCCTTGGCCTGCCGCGATGCTGCCCTGGAGGAAAAAAACCAACGGCTCTACGAGTCGGCGGCCCAGCTTTTGATCGACGGCATTAAGCTGCAACAGCGAATGGGTAAGTTGCCCGATCAGCAGCGCCAGCTGGAAGACGCCCTGCAGGGGCTCACTCCCTTCAGGATCCTGGATCTGCTCAGCCGAGATCTTGGCGATCAGGACTCCCATCAACGTGGTTTAACGCTGTTGGATGAGCTGGTCGTGGCCCGTGGTGGTCTGGAGGCCGCCGATGCTGCTGGTAATCATCCTGGCAGCCTCGGCCAGGACGATTTCGAATCGTTCTTTCATCAGATCCGTTGCTTCCTGACCGTTCAGGAGCAAATCGATCTGTTCAGCCGCTGGTTTGAGGGAGGTGCCGCCGATGCCGGTTTCCTGACGGTTCTGGCCCTCACCGCCGCGGGCTTCTCGCGGCGCAAGCCCGAGTTCCTCGAGCAGGCGCGCGACCGGATGAAGACGCTTGCCAATGCCGACCTTGATCCCATGCCGCTGATTGGGTGTCTGGATCTGCTGTTGGGCAACGTCAAGGATGCGGATCGGCATTTCGCCGTCTTGAGGGATCCGGATCTGCAGGCCTGGTTCCTGAACCACCCTGGTGATCGGCTAGCCGCGCAATGCGAATACTGCCGGGCCTGGCTCGAACGCGATGTCTTGCCGGGATATCGCGACGTCGATGCCTCGGGCGCTGATTTGGATGCCTGGTTTGCTGATCGTGACGTGCAGGGCTTTGTCGATCGTCTCGATCGCAAGGCGTCGCGCCAGATCGGCTCTGAAGAGATCACCCTGGCCTGGGCATCGGCAGGGGATGCAGCTCTTGGTGCGTCGAGCGAACTGGCTGGATCGAACCAGGAGGTTGACTCCGAAGACGCGGATGCCACACCGCTCTGGCAGCAACGCTGGGTTCGCCCCGCTGCTGTAGCTCTTGCACTGGTCGGGATCACCGTTGCAGGTTCCGCTTTGCTTCGACGTAACTTGAATCCTGCTCCAATGTTGCCGGAAACCGCTTCATTACCCGCTGAGGAGGAGCAGGTTGAAGAGACACTGGAGCTCGACGCTGTTTCCTCCTTAGTGGATGATGAGCCCGTCGCGAGCCTGAAGGCCGATCTTGGGCCTTCAGCACTTTCTGAGCCACTGGTCAGTGATGACCCTACGGAAGCCGAGCTTCAGGCCTTGCTCCAGGGATGGCTTGATGCCAAGGCGTTGATGCTGTCTGGTCAGCAGGCTGATCTTTACGTCGTGGCGAGGGAGCCCCTGGTGAAGCGCGTGGAGCTTGAGCGGGCCGCTGATCAGGCTGCAGGGCGGTTGAAGTC containing:
- the pdhA gene encoding pyruvate dehydrogenase (acetyl-transferring) E1 component subunit alpha, translated to MGQDLAVDSAPIGTATAGPHAERLSKLVTAQRATLDRDTGLDLYRDMTLGRRFEDKCAEMYYRGKMFGFVHLYNGQEAVSTGVIGAMKRQHDWFCSTYRDHVHALSAGVPAREVMSELFGKETGCSKGRGGSMHLFSKEHHLLGGFAFIAEGIPVALGSAFTSRYKRDALGDVSSNSVTAAFFGDGTCNNGQFFECMNMAQLWKLPIIFVVENNKWAIGMAHDRATSDPEIWRKASSFGMAGEEVDGMDVLAVRAAAQRAVERARAGEGPTLLECLTYRFRGHSLADPDELRAEEEKQFWAKRDPLKALERDLTEAGLVNSDELRAIEKDIDGIVQDCVDFALSAPEPDPSELTRYIWAED
- a CDS encoding IMS domain-containing protein; this translates as MDLPIDHFRLLGVSPSAEPEAILRRLETRCDSPPDQGFTNEALLQRAELLRRSADLLTDPADRAEYEAALLRLSQSHPNGTVGLDLSTSSEVAGLILLWEAHGALEAFQLARQGLQPPQAPALGSGREADLTLLAALACRDAALEEKNQRLYESAAQLLIDGIKLQQRMGKLPDQQRQLEDALQGLTPFRILDLLSRDLGDQDSHQRGLTLLDELVVARGGLEAADAAGNHPGSLGQDDFESFFHQIRCFLTVQEQIDLFSRWFEGGAADAGFLTVLALTAAGFSRRKPEFLEQARDRMKTLANADLDPMPLIGCLDLLLGNVKDADRHFAVLRDPDLQAWFLNHPGDRLAAQCEYCRAWLERDVLPGYRDVDASGADLDAWFADRDVQGFVDRLDRKASRQIGSEEITLAWASAGDAALGASSELAGSNQEVDSEDADATPLWQQRWVRPAAVALALVGITVAGSALLRRNLNPAPMLPETASLPAEEEQVEETLELDAVSSLVDDEPVASLKADLGPSALSEPLVSDDPTEAELQALLQGWLDAKALMLSGQQADLYVVAREPLVKRVELERAADQAAGRLKSIDAAITTIEVVDRKPQRIELLAQVAYSDRLQAADGTVIEETAPTDFIVTYVLGRDGTQWLLHDYIPGS
- a CDS encoding RpoD/SigA family RNA polymerase sigma factor, with protein sequence MSTASKPLETQRRRSSDPVSWYLASIGRIPLLTPAEEIELGNQVQAMMALTEDGSREFEDGELTTPQRRLLRIGRRAKERMMKANLRLVVSVAKKYQGKGLELLDLIQEGSLGLERAVEKFDPTRGYKFSTYAFWWIRQSMTRAIACQSRTIRLPVHLSERLTTIRKVSLDLAHKLGAMPSRVEIAEAMDIPLDELDSLLRQALTTSSLDAPVNGEEGRSFLGDLIADSSLDEPLEIVEQRIHHEQLGRWLSHLSEQEQHVLRMRFGLEGNERHTLAEIGRLMEVSRERVRQVELKALRKLRNLTRRLPSGI